A stretch of the Aspergillus puulaauensis MK2 DNA, chromosome 6, nearly complete sequence genome encodes the following:
- a CDS encoding asparagine synthetase domain-containing protein (COG:E;~EggNog:ENOG410PIH6;~InterPro:IPR001962,IPR029055,IPR014729,IPR017932;~PFAM:PF13537;~go_function: GO:0004066 - asparagine synthase (glutamine-hydrolyzing) activity [Evidence IEA];~go_process: GO:0006529 - asparagine biosynthetic process [Evidence IEA]) produces MCGIFFSLTAQDTPVVAGTDLRYLLAKRGPDEGTYSIGVRGAKLNKLFNCEGGRPLWLSFGSTVLSMRGDGVVRQPLTDSGRTGSILAWNGDAWKIAGQPIPERNDTEIVFSHLLQASTQDYLSGNYNGVPDSAQRVAETVSKITGPFAFVFYDAANFRLYFGRDCLGRRSLCWGLDEAGNLTICSLSSSPAFEEIEADGIYMIEFEEDLFADHEPIPATSPICFDTQNISKIPWSHEALQTYHMISPIPPMNKATPKGTPPPLTTTSYVVKELENRLRHSLALRIQNVREPPLAGDSNVRVGVLFSGGLDCTLLARLAHDILPAGQTIDLLNVAFENPRVVAAAAKGLEQTSSAYEGCPDRITGRAAFAELQHICRNRNWRFVAIDVPYVVTVAHRDTVKRLMRPHNTEMDLSIACALYFAARGQGTALDSQGPYTKPSQYKTPARVLLSGLGADELFAGYARHGIAFSRNGFEGLIDEIELDVSRLGKRNLGRDNRVIAHWAREARFPFLDEDFVAWAVQLPVWEKCGFGVPECLPADIGIDHEKKTLRLLALKLGLENVSREKKRAIQFGSRTAKMEKGKVKGTDALA; encoded by the exons ATGTGCGGAATCTTCTTCTCACTGACAGCGCAGGACACCCCCGTGGTTGCAGGCACAGATCTTCGCTATTTGCTGGCAAAACGAGGCCCAGACGAGGGCACATACAGCATTGGCGTGCGCGGCGCGAAACTCAATAAATTGTTCAATTGCGAAGGTGGCCGCCCATTATGGCTCTCATTTGGAAGCACAGTCCTTTCAATGAGGGGAGATGGTGTCGTTCGACAACCACTTACTGATAGCGGCAGAACCGGATCTATACTTGCATGGAATGGCGACGCGTGGAAGATCGCCGGGCAACCTATACCGGAGAGGAATGACACGGAAATCGTCttcagccatcttctccaagctTCCACACAGGACTATCTCTCGGGAAATTACAATGGTGTTCCCGATTCCGCCCAGAGAGTAGCGGAAACTGTCAGTAAGATCACAGGGCCGTTTGCCTTTGTGTTTTATGATGCCGCCAACTTCAGATTATATTTTGGAAGAGATTGTTTGGGAAGAAGGTCTCTCTGTTGGGGTCTCGATGAGGCAGGGAATCTTACGATATGTAGCCTGTCTTCGTCTCCTGCCTTTGAAGAAATCGAGGCGGATGGTATATATATGATTGAATTCGAAGAAGATCTATTTGCGGATCACGAACCAATACCGGCTACGAGCCCTATTTGTTTCGACACCCAGAACATATCAAAAATACCTTGGAGCCATGAGGCCTTGCAGACATATCATATG ATAAGTCCCATTCCTCCAATGAATAAGGCAACTCCGAAGGGCACTCCGCCTCCACTAACTACTACATCATATGTTGTCAAAGAGCTGGAAAACAGGCTTCGCCATTCCCTAGCGCTGAGGATTCAAAATGTCCGGGAGCCGCCCCTTGCCGGTGATAGTAACGTCAGGGTTGGCGTGCTGTTTTCTGGGGGTCTCGATTGTACCCTTCTCGCAAGACTCGCTCATGACATCCTACCCGCTGGACAGACAATCGATCTTTTGAATGTCGCCTTTGAAAACCCACGGGTTGTAGCTGCAGCGGCAAAGGGGCTTGAGCAGACCTCATCTGCGTATGAAGGTTGTCCCGATCGTATCACTGGGCGAGCTGCATTTGCGGAACTCCAACACATATGCCGCAACCGCAACTGGCGGTTTGTTGCCATTGACGTTCCGTATGTCGTAACTGTTGCGCATCGTGATACCGTCAAGCGCCTGATGCGCCCGCATAACACCGAAATGGACCTTTCTATTGCGTGCGCTTTATATTTTGCTGCGCGTGGCCAAGGAACAGCACTCGATAGCCAAGGCCCCTATACAAAACCCTCACAGTACAAAACACCTGCCCGTGTCCTCCTATCTGGCCTCGGTGCAGACGAGTTGTTCGCAGGGTATGCAAGGCACGGAATAGCATTTTCGCGCAACGGCTTCGAAGGCCTCATTGATGAAATCGAACTCGACGTCAGCCGCCTGGGGAAGCGAAATCTCGGCCGTGATAACCGAGTAATCGCACACTGGGCCCGGGAAGCGCGATTCCCATTCCTGGATGAGGACTTTGTTGCCTGGGCGGTCCAATTACCCGTCTGGGAGAAATGTGGTTTCGGAGTTCCTGAGTGCCTGCCAGCAGATATCGGCATTGATCACGAGAAAAAAACGCTTCGCCTTCTAGCACTTAAGCTAGGATTGGAAAATGTTTCGCGTGAAAAGAAGCGTGCCATTCAGTTCGGCTCTCGAACGGCAAAGATGGAAAAGGGCAAGGTGAAGGGCACAGATGCCTTGGCTTGA
- the cpcA gene encoding amino acid starvation-responsive transcription factor GCN4 (COG:K;~EggNog:ENOG410PP0E;~InterPro:IPR004827;~PFAM:PF07716;~go_function: GO:0003700 - DNA-binding transcription factor activity [Evidence IEA];~go_process: GO:0006355 - regulation of transcription, DNA-templated [Evidence IEA]), giving the protein MSTPNIPQDLFDFGSDTFGDEFSTDPTMLSPHLIPTGIMASKDAMGDVPSGTISPSDLMMDASAPPSASYTDLSTPDFDSPGYFSQDTSPMFGTDMDLAPGHEEWDSLFPTQDGMSVPFDPAALEIAASLSEVKAEPPASPAVKSVSSPRSPKTSRGSSVKHSTVAGINARRSKPLPPIKFDDADPIAAKRARNTEAARKSRARKLERQGDMERRISDLQKELDDARQLVQYWKSQAQSRGA; this is encoded by the exons ATGTCTACTCCAAACATTCCTCAAG ACCTCTTCGACTTTGGTTCGGACACCTTCGGTGACGAATTTTCCACCGACCCGACCATGCTCTCTCCGCATCTCATCCCTACTGGCATTATGGCATCCAAGGACGCTATGGGTGATGTGCCTTCGGGCACCATCTCCCCTAGCGATCTGATGATGGATGCCTCTGCTCCTCCTTCAGCCTCGTACACAGACCTCAGCACGCCTGATTTCGATTCTCCCGGATACTTTAGCCAGGACACCTCCCCCATGTTCGGCACAGATATGGATCTCGCTCCTGGTCATGAGGAGTGGGATTCTCTGTTCCCGACTCAGGATGGGATGTCTGTGCCTTTCGATCCGGCTGCGTTGGAGATCGCTGCCTCTCTTTCGGAAGTCAAGGCAGAGCCACCTGCCTCGCCTGCGGTGAAGTCTGTTTCCTCTCCTCGTTCGCCCAAAACATCCCGCGGTTCTTCAGTTAAGCACTCGACTGTTGCTGGAATTAATGCGCGACGAAGCAAGCCTCTTCCCCCTATCAAGTTTGACGATGCCGACCCTATTGCAGCCAAGCGTGCGCGAAACACTGAGGCTGCCCGCAAGTCTCGTGCTCGCAAGCTTGAGCGACAGGGCGACATGGAGCGTCGCATCTCCGACCTTCAGAAGGAACTTGACGACGCTCGTCAGCTTGTGCAATACTGGAAGTCCCAGGCCCAGAGCCGCGGTGCTTGA
- a CDS encoding uncharacterized protein (COG:S;~EggNog:ENOG410PJRW;~InterPro:IPR039712,IPR011993,IPR001849,IPR039483;~PFAM:PF15406,PF00169), producing the protein MSDAQKPVEETPVAAPATETPAVTTEAPAAEAAAEAPKETPAETTEAAPAATEEPKAEEAKAEEAKEETKEEPKEVTPASEGTLGYKAPGLVKSLRFAKRFFYFSDDAVESKQLSVFRGNEKPAIANPIVAWASQTGKGLLFLTKRAEDKATPAGIISLADISDVTKEGSNEFLFKLNGHKHTFQAANTAERDSWIAALEAKSTEAKAEKETITSSEGYKAELEKLTKPVVAAAASKPAENKEEAKEDAKEGEAKKEDNKEAKKEEEAPVAAAAAATPAEENKEKDAKSRSRSRKRTSLFGSLLGKKEETEEKKEDKKEEKKEEKKEEESKAEEPKVEEPKAAETSTETPAAEASTAAEPATTETPVEGEKKDEEKEEKKEEKKEETDKKSKRASIFGNFFQKVTSPSHEKTEKEAAAPAESTPVASTAPQLDNPVEESGKPIEPESVTAAPEVEAAKDTAPTESPAETPAATTKDKRRTSFFGNFGKKKGDSDNEEGEAKPKNKLGGLFRKPSKAVKSEPKAEEESKPAEPKTETVPEAAPAEESSKPADADAPATEEAKPVVASTPTPVQAAA; encoded by the exons ATGTCTGACGCCCAGAAGCCCGTCGAGGAGACCCCCGTGGCTGCTCCCGCTACTGAGACTCCTGCTGTCACCACTGAGGCTCCTGCCGCTGAGGCCGCTGCTGAAGCCCCCAAGGAGACCCCCGCTGAGACCACCGaggctgctcctgctgctaCTGAGGAGcccaaggccgaggaggccaaggctgaggaagcTAAGGAGGAGACCAAGGAAGAGCCCAAGGAGGTCACCCCCGCCTCTGAAGGTACCCTTGGCTACAAGGCTCCCGGTCTCGTCAA GAGTCTCCGCTTCGCCAAGCGCTTCTTCTACTTCAGTGACGATGCTGTCGAGTCCAAGCAGCTCTCTGTCTTCCGTGGCAACGAGAAGCCCGCTATCGCCAACCCTATCGTCGCCTGGGCCAGCCAGACCGGCAAGGGTCTGCTCTTCTTGACCAAGCGTGCTGAGGACAAGGCTACCCCCGCTGGCATCATCAGCTTG GCCGACATCTCTGATGTTACCAAGGAGGGTTCCAATGAGTTCCTCTTCAAGCTGAACGGCCACAAGCACACCTTCCAGGCCGCTAACACTGCTGAGCGCGACAGCTGGATCGCCGCCCTTGAGGCCAAGTCCACCGAGgccaaggctgagaaggagacCATCACCTCCAGCGAGGGTTACAAGGCTGAGCTTGAGAAGCTGACCAagcctgttgttgctgccgccgcctctAAGCCCGCcgagaacaaggaggaggccaaggaggatgctaaggagggcgaggccaagaaggaagatAACAAGGaggccaagaaggaggaggaggcccctgtcgccgctgctgctgctgctactcCCGCtgaagagaacaaggagaaggacgcTAAGAGccgctctcgctctcgcaaGCGCACTTCCCTTTTCGGATCTCTCCTtggcaagaaggaggagactgaggaaaagaaggaagacaagaaggaggagaagaaggaagagaagaaggaggaggagagcaaGGCTGAAGAGCCCAAGGTTGAGGAGCCCAAGGCCGCTGAGACCTCCACCGAGACCCCCGCCGCTGAAGCCTCGACTGCTGCTGAGCCCGCCACCACTGAGA CCCCTGTCGAAggtgagaagaaggacgaggagaaggaggaaaagaaggaggagaagaaggaagagacCGACAAGAAGTCTAAGCGTGCTTCCATCTTCGGaaacttcttccagaaggTCACCAGCCCCTCTCACGAGAAGACTGAGAAggaagctgctgctcctgctgagAGCACTCCTGTCGCTAGCACTGCTCCTCAGCTCGACAACCCTGTCGAGGAGTCCGGTAAGCCCATTGAGCCTGAGAGCGTGACCGCTGCTCCCGAGGTCGAGGCTGCCAAGGACACTGCTCCTACCGAGTCCCCCGCCGAGACTCCCGCTGCCACCACTAAGGACAAGCGCCGCACCTCTTTCTTCGGCAACTtcggcaagaagaagggtgaCTCCGACaacgaggagggcgaggccaAGCCTAAGAACAAGCTCGGCGGTCTTTTCCGTAAGCCCAGCAAGGCCGTGAAGTCCGagcccaaggctgaggaggaaTCCAAGCCTGCTGAGCCCAAGACTGAGACTGTCCCTGAGGCCGCCCCCGCCGAGGAGAGCTCCAAGCCTGCCGACGCCGATGCCCCTGCCACCGAGGAGGCTAAGCCCGTCGTCGCTTCCACTCCCACTCCGGTCCAGGCTGCTGCTTGA
- a CDS encoding sulfate transporter family protein (BUSCO:EOG09260A27;~COG:P;~EggNog:ENOG410PG8Q;~InterPro:IPR002645,IPR001902,IPR000595,IPR018490, IPR036513,IPR014710,IPR011547;~PFAM:PF00916,PF00027,PF01740;~TransMembrane:8 (i269-290o310-328i362-384o396-417i438-459o465-487i618-641o661-692i);~go_component: GO:0016020 - membrane [Evidence IEA];~go_component: GO:0016021 - integral component of membrane [Evidence IEA];~go_function: GO:0008271 - secondary active sulfate transmembrane transporter activity [Evidence IEA];~go_function: GO:0015116 - sulfate transmembrane transporter activity [Evidence IEA];~go_process: GO:0008272 - sulfate transport [Evidence IEA];~go_process: GO:0055085 - transmembrane transport [Evidence IEA]), with translation MGVLGQRKRADSQATNPPSISNDSPAPDTIGELPEPSSFPPRTISSDPVLSGGASYRTPSRSFYHGSFHKASDPAQYSSYGLREQTAELASLALSREPRDIPPAMDIFRPADGPADAESQSSPSPQLSGSSGTDEMGHALAVHSGGSSVLTAMIRDPSSSLNKDRSSGNRNESSGSKDARHGPSASIDEDEDDTSTEQTSLLPNSTSKPSRTYGTASDVEGQVYTPKETSSAIPNALSKISESFHVLTHPKTWDRRAVWKRGIVHPLSLLPSVLLGLLLNILDALSYGMILFPLGESVFSDLGSDGISMFYVSTIIAQLVFSCGGSIFRGGIGSEMIEVVPFFHQMAYTILNRVGEDNPKSVIATTILSFSVSSILTGLVFFLMGTCKIGSLIGFFPRHILIGCIGGVGFFLVLTGLEVSARLPGSFEFNIPTMQKLFSLDTVALWITPLSLAIGLLALKRFVRSNYLVGVYFIAVALCFYIVKLIAHIPMNSLRGSGWVFDAPSSVNPWYHFYTLYDFSAVDWPAFVDTIPAMFALTFFGILHVPINVPALGISTGEDNLNVDRELMAHGVTNALSGFAGSIQNYLVYTNSLLFIDSGGNSRLAGVMLAGATTGIMLIGPVIIGFIPVMVVGALIFLLGIELMEEALVDTWGKLHRHEYLTVVIIVATMGVWDFVTGILVGIIMACLSFVVQTSRKSAIRATYSGKIAGSTVRRPPIQHRYLKEAGRQTLILKLGGYLFFGTIVDVENTMRGLIEDEAFSRLPIRFIILDLSRVYGIDFSAAEAFTRINRILKKRNVRMTISGLAVGGDVGKSLQNVGLLEPEFGVRIFEDLNSALEYCENDYLNIFYSHREALLKGKTTSQNLEVPTTQHQPQSAEGVMGSPRHQYLHRAATTTLSEDENAVIVPAAWSAMRQPLPLLLQTFQGLTSQNEDFWFPACPFFTRETYSSGTILFQEGDVPNAFYLLESGMLRAEYELPQGRYFELIVAGRPCGELPFFSETRRTATVKAEQDCVIWSLNAEKWKALREQEPDVARELLTVSLKLTTERMDSITSYVLTMAA, from the exons TTCACTTGCCTTATCGAGAGAACCGAGGGACATTCCTCCGGCCATGGATATCTTTCGACCTGCGGACGGTCCAGCTGATGCCGAATCGCAGTCGTCGCCTAGTCCGCAGCTGTCGGGGTCAAGTGGGACAGATGAAATGGGCCATGCACTGGCTGTGCATTCTGGGGGATCGTCGGTTCTAACGGCTATGATCCGTGATCCGTCATCTAGCCTCAATAAGGACCGGAGTTCTGGGAACCGGAATGAGTCGAGCGGAAGTAAAGATGCAAGGCATGGCCCTTCGGCCTCcatcgatgaagacgaggatgatacAAGTACGGAGCAAACCTCTTTGCTGCCCAATTCAACGTCGAAACCATCCCGGACCTATGGGACAGCGAGTGATGTTGAGGGTCAGGTATACACGCCGAAGGAGACATCTAGCGCTATCCCGAATGCCCTTTCGAAGATCTCGGAGTCCTTTCATGTACTGACACACCCGAAGACATGGGATCGCAGAGCCGTGTGGAAACGGGGAATTGTACATCCGCTGAGCTTACTGCCTTCGGTGTTGCTGGGACTACTCTTGAATATCCTGGATGCTCTTTCATACGGGATGATTTTGTTCCCCTTGGGCGAGTCGGTATTCTCTGACCTAGGATCGGATGGCATCTCTATGTTCTACGTCAGTACCATCATTGCTCAACTGGTCTTCTCTTGTGGGGGCTCGATATTCCGTGGAGGAATCGGAAGTGAGATGATCGAGGTCGTGCCGTTCTTCCATCAGATGGCCTATACGATTCTGAACCGGGTTGGAGAAGACAATCCCAAGTCCGTTATTGCCACCACAATCCTATCGTTCTCTGTCAGTTCTATCCTTACTGGTCTGGTATTTTTCTTAATGGGGACATGCAAGATTGGCTCTCTCATTGGATTCTTTCCCAGGCATATCCTCATTGGATGCattggaggagttggcttTTTCCTCGTTCTCACAGGTCTCGAAGTATCAGCTCGACTGCCTGGATCTTTTGAGTTTAATATTCCCACTATGCAGAAGCTTTTCAGTCTGGATACTGTAGCCCTTTGGATAACACCCTTGTCCCTCGCGATCGGTCTTCTCGCCCTCAAACGTTTCGTCAGATCTAATTACCTAGTTGGAGTTTATTTCATTGCTGTCGCTTTGTGCTTTTATATTGTCAAACTCATCGCGCATATACCCATGAATTCATTACGGGGTAGCGGCTGGGTCTTTGATGCTCCTTCATCTGTCAATCCGTGGTACCATTTCTACACCCTCTATG ACTTTTCGGCTGTCGATTGGCCCGCGTTTGTTGATACTATCCCAGCAATGTTTGCGCTCACATTCTTCGGAATTCTCCATGTTCCTATCAATGTCCCAGCGTTGGGAATCTCTACGGGCGAGGATAATTTGAACGTTGATCGAGAATTGATGGCTCATGGCGTGACGAATGCTCTTTCGGGATTTGCAGGCAGTATCCAG AATTATCTTGTGTATACCAACAGCCTGCTTTTCATTGACAGTGGTGGAAACTCCCGTTTAGCCGGCGTTATGCTTGCAGGGGCCACTACAGGTATTATGCTAATCGGTCCTGTGATTATTGGATTCATCCCTGTCATGGTTGTGGGAGCTTTGATATTCCTGCTCGGTATTGAATTGATGGAGGAAGCTCTAGTAGATACATGGGGAAAGTTGCATCGGCACGAATATCTCACT GTCGTTATCATTGTCGCGACGATGGGTGTTTGGGATTTCGTAACTGGCATCCTGGTTGGAATCATCATGGCTTGCCTGAGCTTTGTCGTTCAAACTTCTCGAAAATCTGCCATCCGCGCTACTTACTCTGGTAAAATCGCCGGTTCTACGGTTCGGCGGCCGCCGATTCAGCACCGATACCTGAAAGAAGCTGGGCGACAGACTTTAATCCTTAAACTTGGTGGCTATCTGTTCTTCGGAACCATTGTGGATGTCGAGAATACCATGCGAGGACTTATTGAGGATGAAGCGTTCAGCAGACTTCCGATAAGGTTCATCATCTTGGACCTTTCTCGGGTATATGGCATCGACTTCTCGGCCGCGGAGGCATTCACACGCATCAATCGGATCCTGAAGAAACGGAACGTGCGGATGACTATATCTGGTCTTGCCGTAGGAGGAGATGTCGGCAAGAGCCTCCAGAACGTAGGACTGCTCGAGCCAGAGTTTGGCGTCCGGATATTCGAAGATCTGAATTCTGCCCTCGAATATTGCGAGAATGACTACCTCAACATCTTCTATAGCCACCGAGAAGCACTACTCAAGGGCAAGACTACCTCCCAAAACCTCGAGGTCCCAAcaacccaacaccaaccccagTCAGCGGAAGGTGTCATGGGCTCCCCAAGACATCAATACCTCCACcgcgcagcaacaacaaccctcagCGAAGACGAAAACGCCGTAATTGTCCCAGCAGCATGGTCCGCAATGCGCCAacctctccccctcctcctccaaacctTCCAGGGCCTCACCTCCCAAAATGAAGACTTCTGGTTCCCAGCATgccccttcttcacccgCGAAACCTACTCTTCAGGCACAATCCTCTTTCAAGAAGGCGATGTCCCCAACGCCTTCTACCTCCTGGAGTCGGGGATGCTCCGTGCTGAGTACGAGCTCCCGCAAGGCCGATACTTCGAGCTCATTGTCGCCGGACGGCCGTGTGGCGAACTGCCCTTTTTCTCTGAGACCCGCCGCACCGCTACCGTTAAGGCTGAGCAGGATTGCGTGATCTGGAGTTTGAATGCGGAGAAATGGAAGGCCCTCCGGGAGCAGGAACCGGATGTTGCGCGTGAGCTGTTGACTGTCAGTTTGAAGCTGACGACGGAGCGCATGGATAGTATTACTTC TTATGTCCTTACGATGGCGGCATGA